One window from the genome of Sardina pilchardus chromosome 12, fSarPil1.1, whole genome shotgun sequence encodes:
- the LOC134097664 gene encoding apolipoprotein B-100-like: MGDTKLCLALILSAFALAHADDGAPCLMAERYKPFHKYEFLYEAESLNFLNGAVNGPKGSCKVEIDVPGPCQYIVRTTECMLSEVADFDAAGEPVFVPAATTDAFKAAMEKNPLKVTVEGDNDIKLFPEDDEPINILNIKRGMISGFAVPVLEEERNKRMPTIYGLCKTDYTVNAREDIATDVTLTRDLSRCDHFRPVRDHTSPLALITGMHYPLAQLIKSTQSCNYKFDNALHHPVSGECIENHILMPFSHKGKNGVTNVGKQKATLLGVTEYNDRVFDPILANEQTLHPHASVDKSPIQDKDAALAVLRELAGLSKTDDGHKRAYLAHKIVSMVRKMSAETLAAGVPEALEISRSLTYQALFQCGTPECSGAIMQILRTFDSSSMEIDATVYAMGLMPNPTRQLVHDMLEMAKFKQSKPIFYGASNAVKKLYQAEGKVTPEIEAVANFALEQIGDCTGDQEHIFMSLKVIGNMAAAMGAASPALKSAVIQCVNQPAASPEVQLAAIQAYRQTALPEEGREVLMQVLLDSGAPLQKRVAAYLVLMKDPQPSELSQLAAALPIEENQQAKSFVISHLTNILSSTAPETQELRQKILDALQGNEVGTVMDPTKFSRNYKVGSMEGNMIFEGVSYLPKEVMLEMTLNAFGFDVDMFEIGMEGKGLEPTVEALFGANGFFPDTVMKTIYYAADKVPVQIRKILRNMLPSLRNDRKKRQASQSLIKELGGNVKRLFSQLKSQDAPEAMVYMRLLGMELGYLKTKDMEEMAYSAAMMMDNLLKMFPTDFIKGLLTSADNELFAHYIFMDNEFYLPTGPGVPLRVALSGTFTPGVKGGLQLSPDMSEVAFMPSAGIEFVTEVGAHFPDFVQSGLEMHTNIYHESGLKAKVSVSNSNIKLSIPAPQGPAKLVSLTNSLVSVHGAETKAIPSLGDRIDVTECTPFFAGIKYCTALQYSDAMFNDDAPYFPFTGDSKLEIELHPTGEISEYTADIDYSYEEKTDKVTLTLKAEGAAATEATATLKFNRQKYTVEADLQIPDYDLEVGLRLGSVDPDTKGKATHSVQIDLINKNIPQASLIALGKLEGMKDAEVEVQLLCKPFADFKVSAHLHREAELTLKLKTDFDLATAKSAQEITFTYDDEKLEVEIKSDMSTEILDPVEFGDLFEQELGKSGITVGTLLSKSVQGVNAYIETYGADIPFVQNIRVPEFPELSLPEKLYLKTEADVKYHFGKHYYTIAIPLPLGGKSSGDLNFPAALTTPHLTVPQLGLEVASIDIPLPEVFVPEQVSVSVPVFGKAEVSAKVHSNFYNLEADVSAGRDPVDHPSYSAKVELTGTCPAEILSMKIDGSALLAAAPGESLKAEIKTHVNHKLIDASITVEEVATIADKFNLKSNSKIEATSPLGVQVSLEYNGDAGLSTEEISGNGNLEASLKIGPTSGSATISQTVAVFPFKPEAKIDSSVKIDSTLVKAQNTFAAAFANGELTATSNTAANDDTLVHHAEVTIKDSTLAVKSDTKADALGLKIQNVAEASAGAGAVNIKMETSADHTENRIHSLVTAMLDVNGLAVNSDAEAKLAENTATHKASLTLNKDGLNTNGATSLQSPLKLENTFSGTVDASKVDLNIDFKGDFADMKISNAMSLTGTPATIAFKNNADAFVIEGTSYTQSIVLDVHDYTASLNINNDLKVLHANLVNNAELKAEAYKADLTGSLKAAYGEQELKHSYEVKYADLTANAKCSTTGMLLGSHLSQNTEVVVPGLAIKINNDARFNSPVLRFDTTTRATAVPFSFNLDSIANADGDLTMYGKHSAQVYSKFLLKAEPLAFAHSHECRISASQNLDNGISIETGLDNKFETLLTPSDQKAHLIVKSKLNSHAINEEVSVYNTPERLGLEMSGNIMTNMLNTVDSENQEFVVSGFVKYDKNNDVHLIYLPFAESVISIADNLRLVLVEMVEAMQTYIRQEDLISKLESLPQYISDFVKDLNVEGRATELKQQLLSLSQEYTITFEDLEASLMNLRATLERLLSDLAARVSETVKIIKELIVSGTLSEDVAKRLTDLLNTLNEEIDINAILVAVIEAVEDLIKQIDLMKLKDSSIALLHDLDAQYAIKAKLEERVGELKQMISSFSLAQFAEDLKSLISSIDIEGLTSRLVAQIPTEQINKIVDTVKSLVTELDITGKLNAVYSNVRTVLVKYELDKKIEGILEKVVELIQKFKIDETIQVVADTLKNIHIPIAMEDAINYLKATELKQAIEHLNGYLDALVQSVKSFDYNAFVDHANEKIAAYTSELNTLIASLEIPQKVEAAREFVNYALSTLSGLLEELRGIKAADVIKSVKDIIDTMALNDIRALVAKLPGVDLRGDIEHYLQVISNLYTKVMDVVIDTFSGVVDAIQKFAVDQAIVSQFKQIIEGVATGLKTAELEFPSLSVPLTDLVLPSFKISLANLQDSLPTQIDLPEFTILGFHTVPAMTITYDDIKQKVMQLIDFIVNYEITFVDVDAFFGELSMNYLPDLSAISLPEISLPEISLPAIPKVNPEDLINIPLTIPEIKLPHIPTELMVPAFGKLYGEIKVNTPIYNIRTSAEFQNSTDSETTPQFTAFLNSKGSSPAVEELGYSLDCTARVAIPKRSRIIIAETLKFIQQQLSVEHQASMTVYGLSAQSSAKTALKINTSPYTADLVNMAFIAMEGGITSSIDTSYNHKINLPMISYTSDMSLTQKTVARQDGASVTVSLKNEGTSKVSFSDFSEETTLKSDLDYTMNVRTAKLTYTSDTDSPSNKRKESMNAEAVIFSHITFDARVESESPYIKNSLMTASGKAHLGEMKIEIKANHDTELVGALSGTLSNSLHAMVKPIEVVFDFQNRGNAKTSLDDTFSAKLDLQNDYSVTLNPNAQHINTMALLKLNQYKVGYNFTVDNNQAETGIYASVDGDVNLDFLTVPISIPEIAVPIIDFKTPAINDINLYEHTGLKHLLTSTEQTVDADAKIVYKKSRFAPLLDLDLIYIPAIGNLVAEATFKSSIINLNVNAEVSGEDDVIIRIGANSASIYESLKAKLDGTSSLTTKRGVKLATALSLENAHVEATHDSTLNLNSEDLSSSFSAATVAKVNLPVFTAEANHQLKVDPENNAFTDNMFKMVYTLNLPVINVVGSGDVESSIKLESNVFDISIESTTKEQFDGTILGSGIVKSSLNDVANFYCGFDGIRSTRKTTGNAHVSYGDLKIEFDVDEDLALELKEKLYASIKIDSNNEINVASLNTKGKHSVKIIFDVTEKSVAVDMEADLAQPSTLGELSYFEKLTLDYTDEKEKESYTLKIVTPVYTTTAAVETEGSFPNYQGTFKASAKSPAVILEYDLDGSATVALENGVVSHTLKAVLTHADLTMNVQHAIEHQDNGPAHTLNVDVTSPTFTDANFRYAARNDGASTSISSPSTGFLGLQLQGKLPSMSAKLYCRYASDPATDVDILVLKADQTEPEKMHLHASANMDATSAMLSGLHERVPAITSSLTNFADKYGIVPAVQSFKDMLVSIVDDAYNTVKSYTPEMSQMSILFRNFVVQYQKTVQALIDVAIKFLRETQIELPGMEKATLLEIINKITTNVGVVLEQFLQVISDNLQAYLTQVVDTISSIQVALPSGEVLTGGQVLDQVKAVLNQMVQMVKNLESLDVILEKLGETLREAVETAQAFIDNISSDILDSIFVYINGLYSNLVTLTKNVTEQANNLLIAMDVDSLVKNVLESVRSFLAEISNFVAQLLPDTGALRVNGGILDVEFDIPVRL, translated from the exons ATGGGGGACACAAAGCTCTGCCTCGCGCTTATCCTCAGCGCCTTTGCATTGGCCC ATGCTGATGATGGTGCCCCATGCCTGA TGGCCGAGAGGTACAAGCCTTTCCACAAGTATGAGTTCCTGTATGAAGCCGAGTCCCTCAACTTCCTCAATGGAGCCGTCAACGGCCCCAAGGGAAGCTGCAAG GTTGAGATCGATGTTCCCGGCCCCTGCCAATACATCGTCCGCACCACTGAGTGCATGCTCAGCGAGGTTGCTGACTTCGATGCAGCTGGCGAGCCCGTCTTTGTCCCCGCAGCCACGACTGATGCCTTCAAGGCTGCCATGGAGAA GAACCCTCTGAAGGTCACTGTTGAAGGTGACAATGACATCAAGCTGTTCCCTGAGGACGATGAGCCTATCAACATCCTCAACATCAAGAGGGGAATGATCTCTGGCTTTGCTGTGCCTgttctggaggaggagaggaacaagaGGATG CCCACCATCTATGGATTGTGCAAGACTGACTACACCGTGAACGCCAGAGAGGACATCGCCACAGACGTCACCCTCACCCGTGACCTGTCCAGGTGTGACCACTTCAGGCCAGTCAGAGACCACACCAGCCCCCTGGCTCTCATCACTGGCATG CACTACCCTCTTGCCCAGCTGATCAAGAGCACCCAGAGCTGCAATTATAAGTTTGACAACGCACTGCACCACCCAGTTTCTGGTGAATGCATTGAGAACCACATCCTGATGCCTTTCTCCCACAA GGGCAAAAATGGAGTTACCAATGTTGGCAAACAGAAGGCAACCCTCCTGGGAGTGACTGAGTACAATGACAGAGTTTTTGACCCCA TTCTGGCCAATGAGCAGACCCTGCACCCACATGCCAGTGTGGACAAGAGCCCTATTCAAGACAAAGATGCCGCACTCGCTGTCCTAAGGGAACTGGCTGGCCTGTCTAAAACCGACGATGGACACAAGAGAGCCTACCTGGCCCACAAGATTGTGAGCATGGTCCGCAAGATGTCTGCAGAGACCCTGGCCGCTGGCGTGCCCGAGGCCCTGGAAATCTCTCGCTCCCTGACCTACCAGGCTCTGTTCCAGTGTGGCACCCCCGAGTGCAGCGGTGCCATCATGCAGATCCTCAGGACCTTCGACAGCTCTTCTATGGAGATTGACGCCACAGTCTACGCCATGGGGCTGATGCCCAATCCCACTCGCCAGCTTGTCCATGACATGCTGGAAATGGCCAAGTTCAAGCAGAGCAAACCCATCTTCTACGGTGCCAGCAATGCCGTCAAGAA ACTGTACCAGGCTGAGGGCAAGGTCACTCCTGAGATTGAGGCTGTTGCCAACTTTGCCTTGGAGCAGATTGGAGACTGCACTGGTGACCAGGAGCACATTTTCATGTCcctgaag GTTATTGGTAACATGGCCGCTGCTATGGGAGCTGCCAGCCCTGCCCTCAAATCTGCTGTCATCCAGTGTGTCAACCAGCCCGCTGCTTCCCCAGAGGTTCAGCTTGCTGCCATCCAGGCCTACAGACAGACCGCTTTGCCTGAGGAG GGCAGAGAGGTGCTCATGCAGGTCCTTTTGGACAGTGGTGCCCCACTGCAGAAGCGTGTTGCCGCCTACTTGGTGCTGATGAAGGACCCTCAGCCCTCTGAACTCTCTCAGCTGGCTGCTGCCCTGCCAATTGAGGAGAACCAACAGGCCAAGAGCTTTGTGATCTCTCATCTCACCAACATCCTGAGCTCCACTGCACCTGAGACCCAGGA GCTGAGACAGAAGATCCTCGATGCCCTCCAGGGCAATGAAGTTGGAACTGTCATGGACCCAACCAAATTCTCTCGCAACTACAAGGTCGGATCAATGGAGGGAAACATGATCTTTGAAGGAGTCAGCTACCTGCCCAAGGAAGTTATGCTGGAGATGACCCTGAATGCCTTTGGCTTCGATGTGGACATGTTTGAG ATTGGCATGGAGGGCAAGGGACTTGAGCCAACTGTTGAGGCCCTGTTTGGTGCCAATGGGTTCTTCCCTGACACAGTGATGAAGACCATCTACTATGCTGCTGACAAGGTGCCTGTCCAGATCAGAAAGATTCTGAGGAACATGCTTCCATCCCTGAGGAATGACCGAAAGAAGAGACAG GCTTCCCAGAGCCTTATTAAAGAGCTTGGAGGAAACGTCAAGAGACTGTTCAGCCAGCTGAAGTCTCAGGATGCCCCTGAGGCCATGGTCTACATGAGACTGCTGGGAATGGAACTTGGCTACCTCAAGACCAAGGACATGGAAGAGATGGCCTACTCTGCTGCAATGATGATGGACAACCTCCTGAAGATGTTCCCCACTGAT TTCATCAAGGGACTGCTGACCAGTGCTGACAATGAGCTGTTTGCCCACTACATCTTCATGGACAATGAGTTCTACCTGCCAACCGGCCCTGGTGTTCCTCTGAGGGTTGCCCTGTCTGGTACCTTCACCCCCGGAGTTAAGGGAGGACTGCAGCTTTCTCCTGACATG AGTGAGGTAGCCTTCATGCCATCCGCTGGCATTGAGTTTGTGACTGAGGTTGGAGCCCACTTCCCTGACTTTGTTCAGTCTGGTCTGGAGATGCACACCAACATCTACCACGAGAGTGGCCTGAAAGCCAAGGTCTCTGTGTCGAACAGCAACATCAAGCTGAGCATCCCTGCCCCTCAGGGCCCAGCCAAGCTCGTCAGCCTCAC CAATTCTCTGGTgtctgtccatggtgctgaaaccAAGGCCATCCCATCCCTGGGAGATAGAATTGATGTAACTGAGTGCACTCCTTTCTTTGCCGGAATCAAGTACTGCACAGCTCTGCAGTACTCTGATGCCATGTTCAATGACGATGCTCCTTACTTCCCCTTCACTGGAGACAGCAA GCTTGAAATTGAGCTGCACCCCACTGGCGAGATCTCTGAATACACAGCTGACATTGACTATTCCTATGAGGAGAAGACAGATAAAGTCACACTCACCTTGAAGGCTGAAG GAGCAGCGGCCACTGAGGCTACAGCAACCTTAAAGTTCAACAGGCAGAAGTACACTGTTGAGGCTGATCTGCAGATCCCTGATTATGACCTGGAGGTTGGACTCAGGCTTGGTTCTGTCGACCCCGACACCAAGGGCAAGGCCACGCACTCTGTCCAGATTGACCTGATCAACAAGAACATTCCTCAGGCCTCTCTTATTGCTCTGGGAAA ACTTGAGGGGATGAAGGATGCCGAAGTGGAAGTTCAGCTTCTTTGCAAACCCTTTGCTGATTTCAAGGTTTCTGCTCACCTTCACCgtgaggcagagttgacccTTAAACTTAAGACTGACTTTGACCTGGCAACTGCTAAGTCTGCTCAGGAAATCACTTTtacatatg ATGATGAGAAGCTGGAGGTGGAAATTAAATCTGATATGAGCACTGAGATCCTTGACCCAGTAGAGTTTGGAGACCTTTTCGAGCAAGAACTTGGAAAGTCTGGCATAACAGTCGGCACTTTACTCAGCAAGTCTGTTCAG GGAGTCAATGCCTACATAGAGACGTATGGTGCAGATATTCCATTTGTGCAGAACATCAGAGTGCCTGAATTTCCTGAGCTGTCATTACCTGAGAAACTGTACTTGAAGAC TGAGGCTGATGTCAAATACCACTTTGGCAAGCACTACTACACCATTGCCATTCCTCTGCCTCTTGGAGGAAAATCCTCTGGAGACCTGAACTTCCCTGCTGCTCTCACCACTCCTCACTTGACTGTGCCACAGCTGGGTCTGGAGGTTGCCTCCATTGACATTCCTCTTCCTGAGGTCTTCGTTCCAGAgcaggtgtctgtgtctgtgcctgtgttcgGAAAGGCTGAAGTGTCCGCCAAGGTCCACAGCAACTTCTATAACCTGGAGGCCGATGTTTCTGCTGGTAGAGATCCAGTTGACCACCCCAGCTATTCTGCTAAAGTGGAACTGACAGGAACTTGTCCTGCCGAAATTCTTTCCATGAAGATTGAtg GGTCTGCATTGCTTGCGGCTGCACCTGGTGAGTCTCTCAAGGCTGAAATCAAGACACATGTGAACCACAAGCTCATTGATGCCAGCATTACTGTTGAGGAAGTGGCAACCATTGCAGACAAGTTCAACCTGAAGTCCAATAGCAAGATTGAGGCAACCAGCCCTCTTGGTGTTCAAGTGTCTCTGGAGTATAATGGTGATGCGGGTCTTAGCACAGAAGAGATCTCTGGAAATGGAAACCTGGAGGCATCCCTCAAGATTGGTCCTACCTCTGGATCCGCCACCATCTCTCAGACAGTCGCAGTCTTCCCATTCAAGCCAGAGGCCAAGATCGATTCCTCAGTGAAGATTGATTCCACCCTTGTCAAGGCCCAGAACACATTTGCTGCTGCCTTTGCTAATGGTGAGTTGACTGCCACATCCAATACCGCTGCAAATGATGACACCCTGGTGCACCATGCTGAAGTCACCATCAAGGATTCCACACTGGCTGTGAAGTCTGATACCAAGGCAGATGCCCTCGGCCTGAAGATTCAGAATGTGGCCGAAGCCTCTGCTGGTGCTGGAGCTGTTAACATTAAAATGGAAACAAGTGCTGACCATACAGAAAACCGCATCCATTCCCTTGTAACTGCCATGCTGGATGTCAACGGACTGGCTGTGAACAGTGATGCTGAGGCTAAACTTGCCGAAAACACTGCCACTCACAAAGCATCTCTGACACTGAACAAGGATGGCCTGAACACCAATGGAGCCACATCTCTGCAGAGCCCTCTGAAGCTGGAGAACACCTTCAGCGGTACCGTGGATGCATCCAAGGTTGACCTTAACATTGACTTCAAGGGTGATTTTGCTGACATGAAGATTTCCAATGCCATGTCTCTGACTGGAACCCCTGCAACTATTGCGTTCAAAAACAATGCGGATGCATTTGTCATTGAGGGAACCTCTTACACCCAATCCATTGTCCTGGATGTGCATGACTACACTGCATCTTTGAACATCAACAATGACCTGAAGGTCCTGCATGCCAACTTGGTGAATAACGCTGAGCTTAAGGCAGAGGCCTACAAGGCTGATCTGACCGGAAGCCTGAAGGCAGCTTATGGTGAACAGGAGCTCAAGCACTCTTATGAAGTCAAGTATGCTGACCTGACTGCCAATGCCAAATGCAGCACAACTGGTATGCTTCTGGGCTCTCACCTGAGCCAGAACACTGAGGTAGTTGTCCCTGGACTTGCTATTAAAATCAACAATGATGCCCGCTTCAACTCTCCGGTTCTCCGTTTTGATACCACCACCCGTGCCACAGCTGTCCCCTTCAGTTTCAACCTTGATTCCATTGCCAATGCTGATGGTGATCTGACCATGTATGGAAAGCACAGTGCCCAAGTCTACAGCAAGTTCCTCTTGAAAGCAGAGCCACTGGCATTCGCACACTCTCATGAATGCAGAATCTCTGCCTCCCAAAATCTTGACAATGGTATCTCCATTGAGACTGGGCTTGACAATAAGTTTGAAACTCTCCTGACTCCCTCTGACCAGAAGGCTCATCTGATTGTAAAATCTAAACTCAACAGCCATGCCATCAATGAGGAGGTCAGTGTTTACAACACACCCGAGAGGCTTGGACTGGAAATGTCAGGAAACATCATGACAAATATGCTAAACACTGTTGACAGTGAAAACCAAGAATTTGTTGTATCAGGCTTTGTGAAATATGACAAGAATAATGATGTTCACCTCATTTATTTGCCTTTCGCTGAGAGCGTGATCAGTATTGCAGACAACCTAAGACTCGTCTTGGTGGAAATGGTAGAGGCTATGCAGACTTATATTAGACAAGAGGATCTCATCAGCAAGTTGGAAAGTCTTCCTCAGTATATCAGTGACTTTGTCAAGGACCTCAATGTTGAGGGAAGAGCAACGGAGCTTAAGCAACAATTACTTTCCCTGTCACAGGAGTATACCATTACATTTGAAGATCTGGAGGCTTCTCTGATGAACCTGAGGGCTACTCTTGAGAGGCTCTTGTCTGATTTAGCTGCTCGTGTCAGTGAAACTGTCAAAATCATTAAAGAGCTCATTGTAAGCGGAACTCTGTCTGAGGATGTTGCCAAGAGGCTGACTGACCTACTTAATACACTGAATGAGGAAATTGACATCAATGCCATTCTTGTTGCAGTCATTGAGGCTGTTGAAGATCTGATTAAGCAGATTGATCTGATGAAGCTGAAGGACAGCAGCATTGCTCTCTTGCACGACCTGGATGCCCAGTATGCCATCAAAGCCAAACTTGAGGAAAGAGTGGGTGAACTAAAACAAATGATTTCCAGCTTCAGCTTGGCTCAGTTTGCTGAGGACCTGAAGAGCCTGATTTCCTCCATTGACATTGAAGGTCTGACCAGTCGGCTTGTGGCACAAATTCCAACAGAGCAAATTAACAAGATTGTTGACACAGTGAAATCTCTGGTGACAGAATTGGACATCACTGGTAAGCTGAATGCAGTCTATTCCAATGTGAGAACTGTACTTGTAAAATACGAACTTGACAAGAAAATTGAAGGAATCCTGGAGAAGGTGGTTGAGCTCATCCAGAAATTCAAAATTGATGAGACCATACAGGTTGTTGCTGACACTTTGAAGAACATCCACATCCCTATTGCAATGGAAGATGCTATCAACTACCTGAAGGCCACAGAGCTCAAGCAGGCTATTGAGCACTTGAATGGATACCTTGATGCTTTAGTGCAAAGTGTTAAGTCATTTGACTACAATGCCTTTGTAGATCATGCCAATGAGAAAATTGCTGCTTATACCAGTGAGCTGAACACACTCATTGCTTCTCTTGAGATTCCACAGAAGGTTGAGGCAGCAAGAGAATTTGTCAACTATGCTCTGTCCACATTGAGTGGCCTGCTGGAAGAACTCAGAGGCATCAAGGCAGCTGATGTCATCAAATCTGTAAAGGACATCATTGACACCATGGCTCTGAATGACATCAGAGCGTTGGTGGCAAAACTCCCAGGAGTTGACCTCAGAGGTGACATTGAGCATTACCTGCAAGTGATTAGCAACCTGTACACCAAGGTCATGGATGTTGTCATTGATACCTTCAGTGGAGTTGTTGATGCAATCCAGAAATTTGCTGTTGATCAAGCCATTGTCAGCCAATTCAAGCAGATCATTGAGGGAGTGGCAACTGGACTGAAGACAGCTGAGCTTGAGTTCCCATCGCTCAGTGTCCCACTCACTGACCTAGTTTTGCCTTCCTTCAAGATCAGCCTGGCCAACCTTCAGGACAGCCTCCCAACACAGATTGATCTGCCTGAGTTCACCATTTTGGGCTTCCATACTGTGCCAGCCATGACCATTACTTATGATGATATCAAGCAGAAGGTTATGCAGCTCATCGACTTCATTGTGAACTATGAAATCACCTTTGTGGATGTGGATGCTTTCTTTGGAGAGCTCTCCATGAATTACTTGCCTGACCTGTCTGCTATTTCACTGCCAGAGATCAGCCTTCCAGAGATCTCCCTACCTGCCATCCCCAAGGTCAATCCCGAGGATCTGATTAACATTCCTTTGACCATCCCTGAGATTAAGCTCCCTCACATTCCCACTGAGCTGATGGTGCCAGCTTTTGGAAAGCTCTATGGTGAAATCAAAGTGAACACTCCCATCTACAACATCAGGACCTCTGCTGAGTTCCAGAATTCTACAGATAGCGAGACCACGCCACAGTTCACAGCATTCTTGAATTCCAAGGGATCATCTCCTGCTGTTGAAGAACTGGGCTACAGCCTGGACTGTACTGCTCGTGTAGCAATCCCCAAAAGGAGCCGTATCATCATTGCAGAAACCTTGAAGTTCATTCAGCAGCAATTGTCTGTAGAGCACCAAGCATCAATGACCGTTTATGGTCTTTCTGCTCAGTCCTCAGCCAAGACAGCTTTGAAGATTAACACCTCTCCATATACTGCTGATCTTGTCAACATGGCATTCATTGCCATGGAGGGTGGCATTACCAGTTCTATTGACACCTCCTACAACCACAAGATCAACCTTCCCATGATCTCATACACCAGTGACATGTCTCTTACACAGAAGACTGTTGCTCGCCAAGATGGTGCCTCTGTCACCGTTTCTTTGAAAAACGAAGGAACAAGCAAGGTTTCTTTCTCTGACTTCTCAGAGGAAACAACCCTTAAGAGTGATCTGGATTACACCATGAATGTCCGCACAGCCAAACTGACATATACCTCTGACACTGATAGTCCCTCTAATAAAAGGAAGGAGAGCATGAATGCTGAGGCTGTTATTTTCAGTCACATCACCTTCGATGCCCGTGTTGAATCAGAGTCTCCTTACATCAAGAACAGCCTGATGACTGCCTCTGGGAAGGCACATTTAGGTGAAATGAAGATTGAAATCAAGGCTAATCACGACACTGAGCTTGTTGGTGCTCTCAGTGGAACCCTGTCTAATTCCCTTCATGCTATGGTTAAGCCCATTGAGGTTGTGTTCGACTTCCAGAATAGGGGCAATGCCAAGACCAGCCTAGATGACACTTTTTCAGCTAAACTTGATCTCCAGAATGACTACTCTGTCACCTTGAATCCTAATGCTCAGCACATTAATACCATGGCCCTCTTGAAGCTGAACCAATATAAGGTTGGCTATAACTTCACAGTTGACAACAACCAGGCAGAAACTGGCATCTATGCCTCTGTAGATGGTGACGTCAACCTGGACTTCTTGACTGTGCCCATAAGCATTCCTGAGATTGCTGTCCCAATCATTGACTTCAAGACCCCAGCCATTAATGACATCAATCTATACGAACACACTGGCCTGAAGCACCTGCTGACTTCCACTGAGCAGACAGTTGATGCAGATGCCAAGATTGTGTACAAGAAGAGCAGGTTTGCTCCTCTTTTGGACCTGGACCTGATTTACATCCCTGCCATTGGCAACCTTGTTGCTGAGGCCACTTTCAAGTCATCCATCATCAACCTGAATGTGAATGCTGAAGTATCTGGTGAGGATGACGTTATTATTCGCATTGGTGCTAACTCTGCATCTATTTATGAGAGTTTGAAGGCTAAGCTGGATGGTACGAGCAGTCTTACCACCAAGAGAGGTGTGAAACTGGCCACAGCCCTTTCTCTTGAGAATGCTCATGTTGAGGCCACTCACGACAGCACTCTGAACCTGAACAGTGAAGATCTGAGTTCCTCTTTTTCTGCAGCAACTGTTGCAAAAGTGAACCTGCCCGTTTTCACTGCTGAAGCCAACCATCAGCTGAAAGTAGACCCAGAGAATAATGCATTTACAGACAATATGTTCAAAATGGTGTACACCCTGAATCTCCCAGTGATAAATGTTGTTGGGTCCGGAGATGTTGAGAGTAGTATAAAGCTTGAATCCAACGTTTTTGATATATCCATAGAATCAACAACCAAAGAACAGTTTGATGGAACCATCTTGGGCAGTGGCATTGTTAAGAGTTCCCTCAATGATGTAGCCAACTTCTATTGCGGTTTTGATGGCATTCGCTCAACTCGAAAGACCACCGGCAACGCACATGTCAGCTATGGTGATCTTAAAATTGAGTTTGATGTTGATGAGGACCTGGCTTTAGAATTGAAAGAAAAATTGTATGCCAGTATAAAAATTGACTCCAACAATGAGATCAATGTGGCTAGCCTGAACACCAAGGGAAAGCACTCAGTCAAGATCATTTTTGATGTGACGGAGAAATCTGTGGCTGTTGATATGGAAGCTGACCTTGCTCAACCAAGTACCCTGGGTGAACTGAGCTACTTTGAGAAACTGACCCTTGACTATActgatgagaaagagaaagagtcctACACTCTCAAGATAGTCACTCCAGTGtacaccaccactgctgccGTAGAAACAGAGGGTTCTTTCCCCAACTACCAGGGAACTTTCAAGGCCTCTGCCAAGTCTCCGGCTGTGATCCTGGAGTACGACCTGGATG GCTCCGCCACTGTTGCTCTTGAAAATGGAGTTGTGAGCCACACTCTCAAGGCTGTACTGACCCATGCAGATCTGACTATGAATGTTCAACATGCTATTGAGCATCAGGATAATGG TCCTGCCCATACCCTGAATGTGGACGTCACAAGTCCCACCTTCACTGATGCGAACTTCCGCTATGCTGCCCGTAACGATGGCGCCAGCACTTCCATCTCCAGTCCATCTACTGGCTTTCTTGGATTACAGCTCCAGGGCAAACTCCCATCGATGAGTGCGAAACTGTACTGCCGCTATGCT TCTGATCCAGCAACTGACGTGGACATCCTGGTGTTGAAGGCAGATCAGACAGAGCCTGAAAAGATGCATCTTCATGCGTCTGCCAATATGGACGCAACCAGCGCTATGCTGTCAGGCCTGCATGAGAGAGTCCCCGCCATCACCTCCTCTCTGACCAACTTCGCAGACAAGTATGGCATTGTCCCAGCTGTTCAGAGCTTCAAGGACATGCTGGTCAGCATAGTTGATGATGCTTACAACACTGTCAAGAGCTACACCCCAGAGATGAGCCAGATGTCCATCCTCTTCAGGAACTTTGTTGTTCAGTACCAGAAGACCGTTCAGGCACTGATTGATGTTGCTATCAAGTTCCTGCGGGAAACCCAGATTGAGCTGCCAGGCATGGAGAAGGCCACTCTGCTGGAAATCATCAATAAGATCACAACCAACGTCGGTGTCGTGCTTGAGCAGTTTCTGCAGGTCATCAGTGACAACCTGCAGGCCTACCTCACCCAAGTTGTAgacaccatcagctccatccAGGTTGCCTTGCCCTCTGGTGAGGTTCTGACTGGAGGCCAGGTTCTGGACCAGGTGAAGGCCGTCCTAAACCAGATGGTACAGATGGTGAAGAATCTAGAAAGTCTTGACGTCATCTTGGAGAAGCTGGGTGAGACTCTGCGTGAGGCAGTTGAGACAGCCCAAGCTTTCATTGACAACATCAGCTCTGATATTCTGGACAGTATCTTTGTGTACATCAATGGTCTCTATTCTAACCTTGTCACACTTACCAAGAATGTTACAGAACAGGCCAATAACCTGTTAATTGCAATGGATGTCGACAGCTTAGTTAAGAATGTTTTAGAATCTGTCAGATCTTTTCTGGCTGAAATATCCAATTTTGTTGCTCAACTTTTGCCAGACACTGGTGCTCTTAGAGTGAATGGCGGAATTTTGGATGTGGAGTTTGATATTCCCGTCCGCCTATAA